CGCACGCCGCTTCGGCGCAGGGGATCGTGGCGGTGGAGACGATGGCCGGGAGGTGCGCCGAGGGGCAGGGGCTCGACCCGACCCGGGTGCCCGCGTGCATCTACTGCATGCCCGAGGTCGCGGCGGTCGGGCTCGGCGAGGCGGAGGCCCGCGCCCGCGGCCACGAGCTTCGCGTCGGCAAGTTCCCCTTCCGCGCTCTCGGCAAGGCGATGGCGAGCGGCCACACGGAGGGTTTCGTCAAGGTGGTGAGCGAGGCGCGCCGCGGCGAGATCCTGGGCGTGCACATGATCGGCGCGGGCGTGACGGATCTGATCGCCGAGGCCGGGCTAGCGCGCACGCTGGAAGCGACCACCGAGGAGCTGGTGGCGACGGTGCACGCGCACCCGACCATGGCGGAGGCGCTGCGCGAGGCGGCGCTCGTCGCGCGCGGCGAGGGGATCAATGTCTGATCCGGCCATGCGGCTCGAGGTGGGCCTCCCCGGACGGGTCGAGTACGGGCGCGCGCTCGCCTGGCAGGAGGCGCTGGTCGCACGGCGGCTCGCCGGCGGGCCCGACGCGCTCCTCCTCCTCGAGCATCCCCCCGTCTACACCCTGGGCCGCGGCGCCGACCCGCGCTTTCTCGGCACGGCGGCGGGCGACGTGCCGGTCTTCCGGGCCCACCGCGGTGGCCAGGTCACCTACCACGGGCCCGGGCAGCTGGTTGGCTACCCGATCATCGGGCTCCGCGCCTTCCGGCCCGACGTGCGCTGGTATCTCGAGATGCTCGAGAGCGTCCTCATCGGCACGCTCGCCGATCTCGGCATCGCCGCGGGGCAGCGCGCGGGGCTCCGCGGCGTGTGGGTCGGCGAGCGCAAGATCGCCTCGATCGGCATCGCGCTCCGCCGCTGGGTGGCCTGGCACGGCTTTGCGCTGAACGTCGCCCTCGACGTGAGCGGCTTCGCTCCGATCACGCCCTGTGGCATCACCGGTGTGGAGATGACGTCCGTCGCGCGCGAGGGAGGGCCCGGCGAGGTGGGTGCCGTCGTGCCGGTCGTCCTCGGGCGATTCGTCGCCACCTTCGGCTATCGGGGGTGGGCGGCGCTCGAGACCGATGCGCTCGGCGGGGAGGCGCGCCCGTGAGCATGGCGGTCGCGCGGCGGCATCCGCCCTGGCTCAAGGTTCGCGCGCCGGGCGGTCCGGGGTTCGCCGAGACGATGGCGACGGTGCGGGAGCTGGGCCTTCACACCGTCTGCCAGGAAGCGCGGTGCCCCAACATCGGCGAGTGCTGGGGGCACAGAACCGCCACCTTCATGCTGCTCGGCGACACCTGCACGCGCAACTGCGGCTTCTGTGCCGTGACCCACGGCCGTCCGCGCGCCGTCGACCCCGGCGAGCCGCTCCGCGTGGCCTCGGCGGTAGCGCGGCTGGGCCTCCGCCACGTGGTGGTGACGTCGGTCAACCGGGACGACCTCCCCGACGGCGGAGCGGCGCACTTCGCCGCCACGGCGCGCGCCATCGAGCGGCTCGTGCCCGCGTGTGGGGTCGAGGTCCTGGTGCCGGACTTCCAGGGAAACCTGGCGTCGGTCGCCGAGGTCGGGGCCTCGCCCATCGACGTCTTCAATCACAACCTGGAAACCGTCCCCCGGCTCTACCGCCGGGTGCGGGCGGGCGCCCGCTACGAGCGCTCCCTCGCCGTGCTCGAGGCCGCCCGTCGCACGGGGGACCGGCTCCTCACGAAGACCGGGCTGATGCTCGGCCTCGGTGAGACACGCGAGGAACTCGTTAGCGTTTTCGCTGACTTACGCCGTATCGGCTGCGACATCCTGACCCTTGGTCAGTACCTGCGACCCTCCGCCGAGCACCTGCCCATAGAGCGCTACGTCCCCCCGGAGGAGTTCGCCGTGCTGCGCGCCGAGGCCCTGGCGCTCGGCTTCCGCCACGTGGAGGCCGGCCCCCTCGTGCGTAGCTCGTACCATGCCTGGTCGCACGTCCCCCCTGCAAAAAACTTGTAAAAATAAGGGACTTCGGAGCGGCCCGAATCTTGCCTGCCCGGACCATTTCCATTAGCGTGTGCGCTCGTCCGTAGTGGCGGCAGTGGCGGTGGAGGCGGAAGGAGGCGACGAGCAAGATGCTGAAGCTGTATGATTATCCGGACTGTCCGTTCTGCCAGAAGGTGCGTGTCATGCTGGCGGAGAAGGACCTCGAGTACGAGAAGATATTCGTCGACTTGCGCAAGCAGGAGCAGAAGTCACCCGACTTCTTGCGCCTGAATCCGTACGGCAAGGTCCCGGTCCTGGTCGACGAGGACGAGGTCATCTACGACTCGACGATCATCAACGAGTACCTGGAGGACGAGTACCCCCTCCCCCGGCTGATGCCGGAGGACTCGCAGGGGCGGGCCAGGGTACGTCTCCTCGAGGATTACTGCGACAACTCCTTCATCCCCCCGACCACCGCGCTGCTTGCCCAGCTCCGCAAGCCCGACGCGGAGCGGGACCAGCAACGCGTCGAGCAGGCACGCGACGAGCTGCGCCGGAGCCTCTACTTCCTGGGCGATGCTCTCGGCGGGCACGAGTACCTGGTCGGCAAGGAGTTCACGCTCGCCGACATGGCGTTTGCCCCGCGCATCATGGTGCTCGGGCGTCTCGGCGTGGAGCTCGAGCCGGCGCTCGCCCCCGTGCAGAGCTGGATCGACCGCATCCGGGCGCGGTCGAGCGTGCGCAGCCTCGGGCTCTGACGGTGTCCTCCGAGCCGGCTCGGTCGTGACCTGACCGGGTCCGGCGCGCGCCCGGTGCCGACTTTCGCGGCCCGCGGGGTGGTTGACACGATCCGCCCATGATCGTAATAGGAATCGTTCGCAAAAGATCACGGGCGGCGGCCGGAATCGCCCCCGCCCTGCAGGAGGGATGATGGCAAAGGCACTCAAGGGCAGCAAAACACACGACAACCTGAAGACGGCGTTCGCCGGGGAGTCGCAGGCGAACCGCCGCTACCTCTACTTCGCGCGCCGCGCGGACATCGAGGGCTATCCGGACGTGGGCGGGCTCTTCCGCGACACCTCGGAGGCCGAGACCGGCCACGCCTTCGGGCACCTCGACTTCCTGAAGGAGGTCGGCGACCCGGTGACGGACGCGCCAATCGGCTCGACCGACCAGAACCTGAAGTCGGCGATCGAGGGCGAGACCTACGAGTTCACCGAGATGTACCCGGGTTTCGCGAAGACCGCGCGCGGCGAGGGCTTCGCGGAGATCGCGGAGTGGTTCGAGACGCTCGCCAAGGCCGAGAAGTCGCACGCCGGCCGCTTCACCAAGGGTCTCCAGACCCTGGGCCAGTGAGCGCATGAGCGTGACGGCGGGCGCGGGGTCGCCGGAGGCTTCCGCTCCGGCGGCCCTGGCCGCCGAGGCGAAGCGGGTCTACGACATCTGCTCCGGCTGCCGGCGCTGCTACAACCTCTGCCCCTCGTTCAACTACCTGCTCGACACGGCGGACGAGCAGCACGACGGGGACGGCGCGGCGCTCACGCCGGCCGAGGACCGGCGCGTCGTCGACCTGTGCTTCGGCTGCCACCTCTGCTACCCGCACTGCCCCTACACACCGCCTCACCGCTGGGCGGTCGACTTCCCGCGCCTGATGCTCGGGGCGCGCATCGCGCGCGCGAAAGGCGAGGGCATCCGGCTCCGCGACCGCCTCCTCGGCAACCCCGAGCTGCTCGGGCGGCTCGGCTCCGCCGTCCCGCGGCTCGCCAACTGGGCGAACCGTAACCGGCTCCTGCGCTGGGGCATGGAGAAGGCGCTCGGCATCGATCGCCGCCGCAGGCTGCCCCGCTATGCGCGGCGCTTCAGCCGTTGGTTCCGCCGCCAGGCGCCGCCGGCGGACCTCGGCCGGAGCGGCAAGGTCGCGCTCTTCTACACCACGCCGGTCGAGTTCAACGTCCCCGAAACCGGCGCGGCAGCGGTGCGTGTTCTCTGGCGAAGCGGTGTCGAGGTCGTCTGCCCGCCGCAGGTCTGCTGCGGCATGCCGGCGTTGGACGGCGGCGACCTCGCCGGTGCGACGCGCCGCGCCCGCCGGAACCTGACCACGCTCGGCCCGCTCGTCGAGGAGGGCTACGACATCGTCGTGCCGGGGCCGAGCTGCAGCCGTATGCTCAAGCAGGATTACCCGCGCCTGGTGCCCGGCGCGGTGACGGCGCGCGTGGCGGGCCGCGTCTTCGACCTGGCCGAGTACCTGATGCGGCTCGCGTCCGAGGGCAGGCTCGCGCGCGACTTCCGGGGCGGCCTCGGCAGGGTCGCCTACCAGGCCCCCTGCCATCTCCGCGTGCAGGAGATCGGCTTCAAGTCGCGTGATGCCCTGCGGCTCGTGCCGGGGACGAGCGTCGAGCTGATCGAGCGTTGCACGGGCATGGACGGGACCTGGGGCTTCAAGCGCGAGTTCTACGACGAGTCGTGCAAGGTGGCCCGACCGCTTCTCCGCGACATCGAGCGGGCGGAGCCCGACCTGCTGGTCTCCGACTGCCCGCTGGCGGCCCTCCAGATGGAGCAGGCGCGTGGGCAGCGCGTGTATCATCCCGTGGAAGCGCTGCTTGCCGCCTACGAGGGGCGGACCCTCCCGCGCTGACCCGCATGCGTCCCATCGAGCTCGCAGACTTCCTCGGCCGGGAGCGCTACGGCGCCGAGCGCGACGCCATCCGGCGCCGCATCATCGCCCACAAGCAGGCCCGGCGGGTGGCGGTGGGCGACCGGCTCTCCTTCCTGTTCGAGGACCGCGCCACGATCTGGTATCAGACGCAGGAGATGCTCTGGATCGAGCGGATCACCGACCTGGACGCCATCCGCGAGGAGCTCGCGGTCTACAACGCGCTCCTCCCCGGACCCGGGGAGCTCTCGGCGACGCTGCTCATCGAGATCGAGGAGCAACGCCGGCTCAGGGAGGAGCTGAACCGCCTCGTCGGCATCGACGAGCACGTGACGCTCGAGGTGGGCGGCGAGCTCCGCGTGGCGGCGACCTTCGAGGCGGGGCGGCAGACGGCGGAGAA
This DNA window, taken from Deltaproteobacteria bacterium, encodes the following:
- the lipB gene encoding lipoyl(octanoyl) transferase LipB; amino-acid sequence: MSDPAMRLEVGLPGRVEYGRALAWQEALVARRLAGGPDALLLLEHPPVYTLGRGADPRFLGTAAGDVPVFRAHRGGQVTYHGPGQLVGYPIIGLRAFRPDVRWYLEMLESVLIGTLADLGIAAGQRAGLRGVWVGERKIASIGIALRRWVAWHGFALNVALDVSGFAPITPCGITGVEMTSVAREGGPGEVGAVVPVVLGRFVATFGYRGWAALETDALGGEARP
- the lipA gene encoding lipoyl synthase, giving the protein MAVARRHPPWLKVRAPGGPGFAETMATVRELGLHTVCQEARCPNIGECWGHRTATFMLLGDTCTRNCGFCAVTHGRPRAVDPGEPLRVASAVARLGLRHVVVTSVNRDDLPDGGAAHFAATARAIERLVPACGVEVLVPDFQGNLASVAEVGASPIDVFNHNLETVPRLYRRVRAGARYERSLAVLEAARRTGDRLLTKTGLMLGLGETREELVSVFADLRRIGCDILTLGQYLRPSAEHLPIERYVPPEEFAVLRAEALALGFRHVEAGPLVRSSYHAWSHVPPAKNL
- a CDS encoding DUF3501 family protein, with the protein product MRPIELADFLGRERYGAERDAIRRRIIAHKQARRVAVGDRLSFLFEDRATIWYQTQEMLWIERITDLDAIREELAVYNALLPGPGELSATLLIEIEEQRRLREELNRLVGIDEHVTLEVGGELRVAATFEAGRQTAEKISAVQYVRFPLEAEGRGRIAAGAPLALAVAHPSYRARTLLPEAVRASLAADLADPAAADRALREVRDGG
- a CDS encoding glutathione S-transferase family protein, with the protein product MLKLYDYPDCPFCQKVRVMLAEKDLEYEKIFVDLRKQEQKSPDFLRLNPYGKVPVLVDEDEVIYDSTIINEYLEDEYPLPRLMPEDSQGRARVRLLEDYCDNSFIPPTTALLAQLRKPDAERDQQRVEQARDELRRSLYFLGDALGGHEYLVGKEFTLADMAFAPRIMVLGRLGVELEPALAPVQSWIDRIRARSSVRSLGL
- a CDS encoding 4Fe-4S dicluster domain-containing protein, which gives rise to MSVTAGAGSPEASAPAALAAEAKRVYDICSGCRRCYNLCPSFNYLLDTADEQHDGDGAALTPAEDRRVVDLCFGCHLCYPHCPYTPPHRWAVDFPRLMLGARIARAKGEGIRLRDRLLGNPELLGRLGSAVPRLANWANRNRLLRWGMEKALGIDRRRRLPRYARRFSRWFRRQAPPADLGRSGKVALFYTTPVEFNVPETGAAAVRVLWRSGVEVVCPPQVCCGMPALDGGDLAGATRRARRNLTTLGPLVEEGYDIVVPGPSCSRMLKQDYPRLVPGAVTARVAGRVFDLAEYLMRLASEGRLARDFRGGLGRVAYQAPCHLRVQEIGFKSRDALRLVPGTSVELIERCTGMDGTWGFKREFYDESCKVARPLLRDIERAEPDLLVSDCPLAALQMEQARGQRVYHPVEALLAAYEGRTLPR
- a CDS encoding rubrerythrin, with translation MAKALKGSKTHDNLKTAFAGESQANRRYLYFARRADIEGYPDVGGLFRDTSEAETGHAFGHLDFLKEVGDPVTDAPIGSTDQNLKSAIEGETYEFTEMYPGFAKTARGEGFAEIAEWFETLAKAEKSHAGRFTKGLQTLGQ